From the Sphingomonas mesophila genome, one window contains:
- the mce gene encoding methylmalonyl-CoA epimerase — protein sequence MKLGRLNHVGVATPSIERSVAAYRELMGAAVVREPFDLPAQGVRVCFVDAANSQIELIEPLGADSPIVKFLERNPEGGQHHLCFEVADIEEARTWYEGKGVRILGPTRIGAHGTPIFFLHPKDMGGVLTEIMESPKQAH from the coding sequence ATGAAACTCGGACGATTGAATCATGTCGGTGTCGCGACGCCGTCGATCGAGCGGTCGGTGGCGGCGTATCGCGAGTTGATGGGGGCGGCGGTTGTGCGCGAGCCGTTCGATTTGCCGGCGCAGGGGGTGCGGGTGTGTTTTGTCGATGCGGCCAACAGCCAGATCGAGCTGATCGAGCCGCTCGGGGCGGACTCGCCGATCGTCAAGTTCCTCGAGCGCAATCCGGAGGGCGGACAGCATCATTTGTGCTTTGAGGTCGCGGACATTGAGGAGGCTCGGACGTGGTACGAGGGCAAGGGGGTGCGCATCCTCGGGCCGACCCGGATCGGGGCGCACGGGACGCCGATCTTCTTTCTTCACCCCAAGGACATGGGCGGGGTGCTGACCGAGATCATGGAAAGCCCGAAGCAGGCGCACTAA
- a CDS encoding OsmC family protein, translating to MPHHSATIRWSNDAPEQFAQGRYARAHDWVFDGGQTVRASSSTGVVRPPLSDPFGVDPEEALIAAVSSCHMLWFLDLVRRAGHGVASYEDAAEGALEKCADGRVRITRVTLRPRIAWAGDAPDAAALGELHHQAHENCFIANSITAEVVVEPR from the coding sequence TTGCCCCACCACAGCGCTACGATCCGCTGGTCGAATGACGCGCCGGAACAGTTTGCGCAGGGCCGCTATGCTCGCGCCCATGACTGGGTTTTCGACGGCGGGCAGACGGTGCGCGCGTCCTCGAGCACGGGGGTGGTGCGTCCGCCGCTGAGCGATCCGTTCGGGGTCGATCCGGAGGAGGCGCTGATCGCCGCCGTCTCGTCGTGCCACATGCTGTGGTTCCTCGATCTTGTGCGGCGGGCGGGGCACGGGGTCGCGTCCTACGAAGACGCGGCGGAGGGCGCGCTCGAGAAGTGCGCCGACGGGAGGGTGCGGATCACTCGGGTGACGCTTCGGCCGCGGATCGCGTGGGCCGGGGACGCGCCTGACGCGGCGGCGCTGGGCGAGTTGCACCACCAAGCGCACGAAAACTGCTTCATCGCCAATTCGATCACCGCCGAGGTGGTGGTGGAGCCGCGATGA
- the scpA gene encoding methylmalonyl-CoA mutase, with product MSNDHQSWKSLADKESKGRDLARETPEGIRLKTVYGPDDVAGIDSGWPGVPPYTRGPYATMYAGRPWTIRQYAGFSTAEESNAFYRRNLAAGQKGLSVAFDLATHRGYDSDHPRVAGDVGKAGVAIDSVEDMKLLFDGIPLDEMSVSMTMNGAVLPIMAFYIVAGEEQGVERAQLSGTIQNDILKEFAVRNTYIYPPEPSMRIVSDIIAYCAAEMPRFNSISISGYHMHEAGATAVQELAYTLADGMAYVRAAQDAGLDVDAFAPRLSFFFGIGMNLFMEVAKLRAARTLWARIMTSLGAQSEKSKLLRTHCQTSGVSLTEQDPYNNIVRTTVEALAAVLGGTQSLHTNSFDEAIALPTDFSARIARNTQLILAEESGVTAVADPLGGSWYVEALTRELEEKAQALIDEVEAHGGMVKAVAEGLPKQRIEEAAAERAAKVDTGETVIVGVNRYRLEEESELDILEIDNARVRSGQIARLQKMRAGRDEAKVRAALDALTTAASVQDERNLLSLAVEAARARASLGEISDALERAFGRYATTPEPVRGIYGKRDDARWKGALAGTEAVAERLGRKPRMLVAKMGQDGHDRGANLVSSAFGDLGFEIIAGPLFQTPRESAELAVAKDVDVVGASSLAAGHKTLIPELIEALRDMGRPDIKVVAGGVIPAQDYAMLREAGVQAIFGPGTNLADAADEVLRLLGHNKPPVDEAVE from the coding sequence TTGTCGAACGACCATCAGTCTTGGAAATCCCTGGCCGACAAGGAATCGAAGGGCCGCGACCTGGCGCGCGAGACGCCCGAGGGAATCCGGCTCAAGACGGTCTACGGGCCCGACGATGTCGCGGGGATCGACAGCGGCTGGCCGGGGGTGCCGCCCTACACGCGCGGGCCCTATGCGACGATGTATGCCGGGCGTCCGTGGACCATTCGCCAATATGCCGGCTTCTCGACCGCCGAGGAATCGAACGCCTTCTACCGCCGCAACCTTGCCGCGGGGCAGAAGGGCCTTAGCGTCGCGTTCGATCTGGCGACCCACCGCGGGTATGATTCCGATCACCCGCGCGTGGCCGGCGATGTCGGCAAGGCGGGCGTGGCGATCGACAGCGTCGAGGACATGAAATTGCTGTTCGACGGCATCCCGCTCGATGAAATGTCGGTCAGCATGACCATGAACGGCGCGGTGCTGCCGATCATGGCGTTCTACATCGTCGCCGGCGAGGAGCAGGGGGTCGAGCGCGCGCAGCTTTCGGGCACGATCCAGAACGATATTCTCAAAGAGTTCGCGGTCCGCAACACCTACATCTACCCGCCCGAACCATCGATGCGGATCGTCAGCGACATCATTGCATATTGCGCCGCGGAGATGCCGCGGTTCAACTCGATCTCGATCAGCGGCTATCACATGCACGAGGCCGGGGCGACGGCGGTCCAGGAGCTGGCCTACACGCTCGCCGACGGCATGGCCTATGTCCGCGCGGCGCAGGACGCCGGGCTCGACGTCGACGCGTTCGCGCCGCGCCTCTCCTTCTTCTTCGGCATCGGCATGAATTTGTTCATGGAAGTCGCCAAGCTGCGCGCGGCGCGGACGCTGTGGGCACGAATCATGACCAGTTTGGGCGCGCAATCGGAGAAGTCGAAGCTGCTGCGCACGCATTGCCAGACCAGCGGCGTGTCGCTGACCGAGCAGGACCCGTACAATAATATCGTACGCACCACCGTGGAGGCGCTGGCGGCGGTGCTTGGCGGAACGCAGTCGCTGCACACCAATTCGTTCGACGAGGCGATTGCGCTGCCGACCGATTTTTCGGCGCGGATCGCGCGCAACACGCAGCTCATCCTGGCCGAGGAAAGCGGGGTGACCGCGGTCGCCGATCCGCTCGGCGGAAGCTGGTACGTCGAGGCGCTGACCCGCGAGCTGGAGGAGAAGGCGCAGGCGCTGATCGACGAGGTCGAGGCGCATGGCGGGATGGTGAAAGCGGTCGCCGAGGGCCTGCCCAAGCAGCGCATCGAGGAGGCGGCGGCGGAGCGCGCGGCCAAGGTCGACACCGGCGAAACGGTGATCGTCGGGGTCAATCGCTACCGGCTCGAGGAGGAAAGCGAGCTCGACATTTTGGAGATCGACAATGCGCGGGTGAGGAGCGGCCAGATCGCGCGCTTGCAGAAAATGCGGGCTGGCCGGGACGAGGCAAAGGTTCGGGCGGCGCTCGACGCGTTGACCACAGCAGCATCCGTTCAGGACGAGCGCAATCTTTTGAGCTTGGCCGTGGAAGCCGCGCGCGCACGCGCGTCGCTGGGCGAGATATCGGACGCGCTCGAGCGGGCGTTCGGGCGTTATGCGACGACGCCGGAGCCCGTGCGCGGGATTTACGGCAAGCGCGATGACGCGCGGTGGAAGGGCGCATTGGCGGGGACCGAGGCGGTCGCTGAGCGGTTGGGCCGCAAGCCCCGGATGCTGGTCGCCAAGATGGGCCAGGACGGGCATGATCGCGGCGCCAACCTGGTCAGCTCGGCATTTGGCGACCTGGGCTTCGAGATCATCGCCGGGCCACTGTTCCAGACGCCGCGCGAAAGCGCCGAGCTGGCGGTCGCGAAAGACGTAGACGTGGTCGGCGCAAGCTCGCTCGCGGCGGGTCACAAGACGCTGATCCCCGAATTGATCGAAGCGCTTCGCGACATGGGCCGTCCCGACATCAAGGTCGTCGCCGGCGGAGTCATTCCGGCGCAGGACTATGCCATGCTGCGCGAGGCCGGCGTCCAGGCGATCTTCGGGCCGGGGACGAACCTGGCCGACGCGGCGGACGAAGTGCTGCGGCTGCTTGGGCATAACAAGCCACCGGTGGACGAGGCGGTCGAATGA
- a CDS encoding acetyl-CoA carboxylase biotin carboxylase subunit, whose amino-acid sequence MFSKILIANRGEIACRVIKTARRMGIATVAVYSDADARAPFVRMADERVRLGPPPASESYLKAELIIDACKATGAEAVHPGYGFLSERTSFAEALAAEGIAFIGPPVKAIAAMGDKIESKKLALEAGVNVVPGFVGEIDDTEHAVRIASEIGYPVMMKASAGGGGKGMRLAYSEKDVREGFEAVKREGLSSFGDDRVFLEKFIEDPRHIEIQILGDQHGNILYLNERECSIQRRHQKVVEEAPSPFVTPEMRRAMGEQCVALARAVGYYSAGTVELIVNGADPSGKGFYFLEMNTRLQVEHPVTEAITGIDLVEQMIRVAAGEKLAFTQADIGIDGWAIENRVYAEDPYRGFLPSTGRLIRYQPPVQGWEDDGAANGRRGLDGVRVDDGVYEGGEVSMFYDPMIAKLITWAPTRDEAADKQIAALDAFQLDGVGDNVDFLSALMQHPRFRSGELTTGFIAEEYPDGFHGAPADDELLSDLAALAAIVELTVDTRAALIDGQLGEPMFPDATQIVRIAKREFEVTVTPYDGGNLVSVDDGEEIDVIGDWAPGDPLLIADMDGRRRVVQVAKRGRGWLLTARGARHSVTVMAPHIAALSKHMIDKVPPDMSRFLLAPMPGLLTRLEVKAGDKVEPGQPVAVVEAMKMENILRAEKAATVKLTPVAAGEPLSVDQVIVEFE is encoded by the coding sequence ATGTTCAGTAAAATCCTGATTGCCAATCGCGGCGAAATCGCCTGCCGGGTCATCAAGACGGCACGGCGGATGGGGATTGCGACGGTGGCGGTCTATTCCGACGCCGATGCCCGCGCGCCGTTCGTGCGAATGGCCGACGAGCGCGTTCGGCTCGGTCCGCCGCCGGCGAGCGAGAGCTATCTCAAGGCCGAACTGATCATCGACGCGTGCAAGGCGACCGGGGCCGAGGCGGTGCATCCGGGTTACGGGTTCCTGAGCGAGCGCACCAGCTTCGCCGAGGCGCTTGCGGCCGAGGGGATCGCGTTCATCGGGCCGCCGGTCAAAGCGATCGCGGCGATGGGCGACAAGATCGAGTCCAAGAAGCTGGCGCTCGAGGCGGGGGTGAATGTCGTCCCCGGCTTCGTCGGCGAGATCGACGATACCGAACATGCGGTGCGGATTGCGTCCGAAATTGGCTATCCGGTGATGATGAAGGCCTCGGCCGGCGGCGGCGGCAAGGGCATGCGCCTCGCCTACTCCGAGAAGGACGTCCGCGAAGGCTTCGAGGCGGTCAAGCGCGAAGGGCTGAGTTCGTTCGGCGACGACCGCGTGTTCCTCGAGAAATTCATCGAGGACCCGCGCCACATCGAGATCCAGATCCTCGGCGACCAGCACGGCAACATCCTCTATCTCAACGAGCGCGAATGCTCGATCCAGCGGCGCCACCAGAAGGTGGTCGAGGAAGCGCCGTCACCGTTCGTCACGCCGGAGATGCGCCGGGCGATGGGCGAGCAATGCGTCGCTCTGGCGCGGGCCGTCGGCTACTATAGCGCAGGCACGGTCGAGCTGATCGTCAATGGCGCCGACCCGAGCGGCAAGGGCTTCTACTTCCTCGAGATGAACACCCGGCTGCAGGTCGAGCATCCGGTGACCGAGGCGATCACGGGCATCGACCTGGTCGAGCAGATGATCCGCGTGGCGGCGGGCGAGAAGCTGGCGTTCACGCAGGCCGACATCGGCATCGACGGCTGGGCGATCGAGAATCGCGTTTATGCCGAGGATCCCTATCGCGGCTTCCTGCCGAGCACGGGGCGGCTGATCCGCTACCAGCCGCCGGTGCAGGGCTGGGAGGACGACGGCGCGGCGAACGGGCGGCGCGGGCTGGACGGCGTGCGGGTCGACGACGGCGTCTACGAAGGCGGCGAGGTCAGCATGTTCTACGACCCGATGATCGCCAAGCTGATCACCTGGGCACCGACCCGCGACGAGGCGGCCGACAAGCAGATCGCCGCGCTCGACGCGTTCCAGCTCGACGGGGTCGGCGACAATGTCGATTTCCTCAGCGCGCTGATGCAGCATCCGCGCTTTCGCTCGGGCGAGCTGACCACCGGCTTCATCGCCGAGGAATATCCCGACGGCTTCCACGGCGCTCCGGCGGACGACGAACTGCTCAGCGACCTCGCCGCGCTGGCGGCGATCGTCGAGCTGACGGTCGATACGCGCGCGGCGCTGATCGACGGACAATTGGGCGAACCGATGTTCCCCGACGCGACCCAGATCGTGCGCATCGCGAAGCGCGAGTTCGAGGTGACGGTGACGCCGTACGACGGCGGCAATCTCGTCAGCGTCGATGACGGCGAGGAGATCGACGTAATCGGCGACTGGGCGCCGGGCGATCCGCTGCTGATTGCCGACATGGACGGCCGGCGGCGCGTGGTTCAGGTCGCCAAGCGCGGCCGCGGCTGGCTGCTGACAGCGCGCGGCGCGCGGCATTCGGTGACGGTGATGGCGCCGCACATCGCGGCCTTGTCGAAGCACATGATCGACAAGGTGCCGCCCGACATGTCGCGCTTCCTGCTTGCGCCGATGCCGGGCTTGCTGACCCGGCTCGAGGTCAAAGCGGGCGACAAGGTCGAGCCCGGCCAGCCGGTGGCGGTGGTAGAGGCGATGAAGATGGAGAACATCCTGCGGGCGGAGAAAGCGGCGACGGTGAAGCTGACCCCGGTCGCGGCCGGCGAGCCGCTCAGCGTCGATCAGGTGATCGTCGAGTTCGAGTGA
- a CDS encoding AMP-binding protein: MTDPFVRDRLPPPEQQPDFLLLDYPERLNAAAELLKGGKPGDLAVTNAQGRWTYAELDDLSGRIARLLVEEEGLVPGNRVLLRGPNGYTMFAAWLGILKAGGVAVTTMPLLRPGELATIIDKAEISHAVCDSRFIGDLREGAEQTRFLKKIVKYDGDYGHGALEDRCRALAPLPPVDTAQDDPALIAFTSGTTGIPKGCVHFHRDILAPCDTFARAHFALEPGDIVLTSAPIAFTFGLGASLMFPLRFGAAAATVEKATPPELVEAVARFGVTHLATAPTAYKAMLSAPALDNALKSLRSCLSAGEHLPTATWQAWKERTGIAIVDGIGATELMHIFIAESGADIRPGSTGRAVPGYEATILDPDSNGEGRLAVKGPTGCRYVADERQANYVEGGWNVTGDTYRKDEDGYFWYVARSDDMIVSAGYNIGAPEVENALLAHPAVAECAVVGVPCSERGQKVKAFVVLAAFAEPSDELAAGLQDFVKDRIAPYKYPREVEFVDSLPKTATGKLRRVELRNR; encoded by the coding sequence ATGACCGACCCCTTCGTCCGTGACCGCCTGCCGCCGCCCGAGCAGCAGCCCGACTTCCTCCTGCTCGACTATCCCGAGCGCCTCAACGCCGCTGCCGAACTGCTGAAAGGCGGCAAGCCCGGCGACCTTGCCGTCACCAACGCCCAGGGCCGCTGGACCTATGCCGAGCTCGACGACCTGTCCGGCCGCATCGCGCGCCTGTTGGTCGAGGAGGAGGGGCTCGTCCCCGGCAACCGCGTGCTGCTGCGCGGCCCCAATGGCTACACCATGTTCGCCGCCTGGCTCGGCATCCTCAAGGCCGGCGGAGTAGCGGTCACCACCATGCCGCTGCTCCGCCCCGGCGAGCTGGCGACGATCATCGACAAGGCCGAGATTTCCCACGCGGTATGCGATAGCCGCTTTATCGGCGACCTTCGCGAGGGCGCCGAACAAACGCGGTTCCTGAAGAAAATCGTCAAATATGACGGCGACTACGGCCACGGAGCACTAGAAGACCGCTGCCGCGCCCTCGCTCCGCTGCCCCCCGTCGACACCGCGCAGGACGATCCCGCACTGATCGCCTTCACCAGCGGCACCACCGGAATCCCCAAAGGCTGCGTCCATTTCCACCGCGACATCCTCGCGCCGTGCGACACGTTCGCCAGGGCCCACTTTGCCCTCGAGCCCGGCGACATCGTCCTCACCTCGGCGCCGATCGCCTTCACCTTCGGCCTCGGCGCGAGCCTGATGTTTCCGCTGCGCTTCGGAGCCGCCGCCGCGACGGTCGAAAAGGCAACCCCGCCCGAGCTCGTCGAGGCGGTCGCGCGATTCGGGGTCACCCACCTCGCCACCGCCCCGACCGCCTACAAGGCGATGCTGTCCGCGCCGGCGCTCGACAACGCGCTCAAGTCGCTTCGCTCCTGCCTGTCCGCCGGTGAGCATCTGCCGACGGCGACGTGGCAGGCGTGGAAGGAGCGCACCGGCATCGCCATCGTCGACGGCATCGGCGCGACCGAGCTGATGCACATCTTCATCGCCGAGAGCGGCGCCGATATCCGCCCCGGCAGTACCGGCCGAGCGGTGCCCGGCTACGAAGCCACCATCCTCGATCCCGACTCGAACGGCGAGGGCCGGCTCGCGGTCAAGGGCCCGACCGGCTGCCGCTACGTCGCCGACGAGCGCCAGGCCAACTATGTCGAGGGCGGCTGGAACGTCACCGGCGACACCTATCGCAAGGACGAGGACGGCTACTTCTGGTACGTCGCGCGAAGCGACGACATGATCGTTTCGGCCGGCTACAACATCGGCGCTCCCGAGGTCGAGAACGCCCTGCTTGCGCACCCCGCGGTGGCCGAATGCGCGGTCGTCGGCGTGCCCTGTTCGGAACGCGGTCAGAAGGTGAAGGCATTCGTCGTCCTCGCCGCTTTCGCCGAGCCCAGCGACGAGCTCGCCGCCGGCCTGCAGGACTTCGTCAAGGACCGCATCGCCCCCTACAAATATCCGCGCGAAGTGGAGTTCGTCGACAGCCTGCCGAAGACCGCGACCGGCAAGCTCAGGCGCGTCGAGCTCCGCAACCGCTGA
- a CDS encoding RidA family protein: MNILQPPGWPRPKGYANGISASGRMVFTAGVIGWDEREMLVSHRLDHQFAQALKNVVAILAEGGARPEHIVRMTIYVTTIKEYLPLRDELVPIWKSIMGSHYPAITLVEVTRLLERSAKVEIEATAVVEE, translated from the coding sequence ATGAACATACTTCAGCCGCCCGGCTGGCCGCGCCCCAAGGGCTATGCCAACGGCATTTCCGCTTCCGGGCGGATGGTATTCACCGCCGGGGTCATCGGCTGGGACGAGCGCGAGATGCTGGTTTCGCATCGCCTCGATCACCAGTTCGCCCAGGCGCTGAAGAACGTCGTTGCGATCCTCGCTGAGGGCGGCGCTCGTCCCGAACATATCGTGCGCATGACGATCTACGTCACCACGATCAAAGAGTATCTGCCGCTCCGCGATGAGTTGGTACCGATCTGGAAAAGCATCATGGGCTCCCATTATCCGGCCATCACCTTGGTCGAAGTCACCCGCCTCCTCGAACGCTCGGCCAAGGTCGAGATCGAAGCGACGGCCGTGGTGGAAGAGTGA